From the Tenacibaculum dicentrarchi genome, the window TCTTCTAAGTTTAATACGATTCCTTCTAATCCGTTATCGAATTCTACTAATTCACCATATTGTACATTAGACAAACCATAAACACGAGCAATACCATCACCTACTTGTAATACGGTACCAACTTCATTTAATGAAGCTTTAGACTCGAAGTTTGTTAATTGTTCCTTTAAAATTGCTGAAACTTCAGCTGGTTTAATTCCTGCCATCTTATTTCTTTGGATGTATAATTAAATTTGTGGAATGTTATGACTATTGTCAAATTCTCTTCTTAACTCTTTGAATTGATTAGAAATACTTGCATCATACTGCACATCTCCAACACGTAAAATAAATCCTCCTAAAATATTCGGATTTACTATATTTTCTATACTTGCGCTATTTCCTGTTAAAGAAACAATTTTCGCTTGTATTTTATCTTCTAACTCTTTTGTTAAAACTACTGCGGTAGTAACTTTAGCAACCTGTATCCCTTTATAAGCATCGTAAATAATAGCATATTGCTTTGCAATAGCTTCTAACATTATCATACGTTTATTCTCTTCTAATAAGTTGAATAAACCGTTTATGATAGCATCTACTTTATCACCAAAAAGTGCAACTAAAACCGTTTTTTTGTCATTGGCTTTAACTACAGGGCTTTTAAGCATTCTGTTTAAATCGCTACTTTCGGCAATAGTACTTGCGATTAACTTCATGTTATCGTTAACTAAAGAATCTTTATTAGTTTCTTTAGCAAGATTTAATATTGCTTTTGCGTAACGTAATGCTGGTCTAGATCCTTTCATCGATTGATTAGTTTAAAGTAATCTCTTCTAACATTCCTTCAACAAGCTTTAAATGATCTGCTGGTGAAGTTAACTCTTTTTTTACTAACTGCTGAGCAATATCTAAAGATAAATCAGTTACTGTTTTCTTTAATTCAGAAATAGCAGCTTGTTGCTCTTGTTTTATTGTTGCTTTAGCATTTTCAATCATCGTAGAAGTTTGTATTTCTGCTTCTGATTTTGCTTCTGCTACAATATTTTCTTTAATTTCACGAGCTTCTTGCATCATTGCATCTCTTTCGGCACGTGCTTCTTTAAATAATCTATCGTTATCAGCTTGTAAATTTTGCATTTCTTTACGAGCATTTTCAGCCTGATCTAATGCATTTTGGATACCTTCTTCTCTGTCATTTAATGCAGATAAGATTGGCTTCCAAGCAAACTTTACCATTAAAAAGATTAATATTAATAAGATAAAAGCCTGCATGACAAATAATCCTATTGAAAAATCATTAAAAATTCCCATACTAATTTATTTTGTATTTTTTTTATTGTTTAATAAAACACATCTGCAACCAACCGTTGCAGATAGTGTTTCTTTTTAATTTCTGGAAGATTATCCTAAAAGTAAAGCACCGAATGCTAAACCTTCTAATAATGCTCCAATAATAATCATCGCTGTTTGGATTTTTCCAGCAGCTTCAGGTTGACGTGCGATAGCTTCCATTGCGCTACTACCGATTTTCCCTAATCCTAATCCTGCTCCGATTACGATTAAACCTGCTCCTATTAAAGTAAGACCTGTCATAATAATTGATTTATATTAAATTAAACAAAAAATTTCATTTTACTAATGGTGATCGTGTTCTTCTACTGCCATACCGATAAACAATGAAGATAACATTGTAAAGATATAAGCTTGTAAGAAGGCTACCAATACTTCAATTAACGTTAAAAATAACGTTAAAAATACAGATACAGTTGTAGCACCTGCTGTTCCAAACTTCGCTTTTAATGTTATCATTAAAGCAGCAATTCCCAT encodes:
- a CDS encoding F0F1 ATP synthase subunit B; protein product: MGIFNDFSIGLFVMQAFILLILIFLMVKFAWKPILSALNDREEGIQNALDQAENARKEMQNLQADNDRLFKEARAERDAMMQEAREIKENIVAEAKSEAEIQTSTMIENAKATIKQEQQAAISELKKTVTDLSLDIAQQLVKKELTSPADHLKLVEGMLEEITLN
- the atpE gene encoding ATP synthase F0 subunit C, producing MTGLTLIGAGLIVIGAGLGLGKIGSSAMEAIARQPEAAGKIQTAMIIIGALLEGLAFGALLLG
- the atpH gene encoding ATP synthase F1 subunit delta, with amino-acid sequence MKGSRPALRYAKAILNLAKETNKDSLVNDNMKLIASTIAESSDLNRMLKSPVVKANDKKTVLVALFGDKVDAIINGLFNLLEENKRMIMLEAIAKQYAIIYDAYKGIQVAKVTTAVVLTKELEDKIQAKIVSLTGNSASIENIVNPNILGGFILRVGDVQYDASISNQFKELRREFDNSHNIPQI